From Kiritimatiellia bacterium, a single genomic window includes:
- a CDS encoding DUF2341 domain-containing protein, with protein MKHAIRMLMALAALVLAPPGSARGDLTNVWQKAVVISNQAATALTDYQVRLAVAHDTDMQSDFDDLRFEDAAGDPLAFWVEQYEAGVSADVWVRVPSIPANDTAVVYMTYGDSNAASASDGDATFEFFDDFSGTTLKDGWTFWNPGGNDDYSLTERPGWMRIKVIGDSDTWSSANGAPFLYISLSADTNYVIRAREDASGVASGRHQLLAWIRSFSTGSEAKGYFGAYTAATTLKYEADGTVGSSMSAASAVHYTRLRKVGGTVYYDGSSDGTAWTAVGSHTPASVPGYWGLGGKSWGGGSSFNADFDYFLVRRYATAEPVAEFGSAEPLPVILIAGRVTDAGSGAGVDGVQVNFSGGAFEVTAEGGYYGHLVPVGWSGTVTPTYPMATSFDPTNRSFASVVSDDTNANFTVALQSTGLGTGGSVTDVGGYRIHAFTNVGAFTNFSVSLCGEVDILVVAGGGGTCGGSGGGGAGGVIYTNAYTVAPGTYAITVGSGGTGAAWPSGGGTGGNSSFDSLTALGGGYGSHVEGAGGSGGSGGGGAYGAGGGAATQPGSDSGGYGNTGGSGVGYSSPGYPGGSGGGAGGPGNSPSGNNGANGGVGLEFAQFAPWGYPTGWFGGGGASGTRSSGTAGTGGLGGGGDATVGAAPGNPGKPNTGGGGGAAGEQATGGAGGSGIVLIRYPLITSPTISGRITNAVNGLGIEGITILVSGTSSVTTVFGGYYTAIVPVNWTGTITPVCSGVFTPAGRSYEDVTASIEGADFSWDPQTGISAIGGVQAAEQAINGIVYSLHAFTNAGTTTNFIVSGISNLEVLVVAGGGGTCGGSGGGGAGGVVHTGFYAVSDGSYTVTVGNGGAGAGWASGGAPGGNSVFDTLTALGGGYGSHAEVTGGSGGSGGGGAYNGTGGSATQPGSASGGYGNTGGTGGGFVNPGYPGGSGGGAGGPGNSPSGNNGANGGIGLKFTQFSAFGYPPGWFGGGGASGTRSSGTAGTGGAGGGGNGTVGAVVGNPGRPNTGGGGGAAGEQATGGAGGSGIVLVRYAYTEPAEISGRITDSGTGAGVDGVVVEFSGLDSVTTAGGGYYTGVVGGAWSGTVTPTYVSGVFIPSSRVYTNVQEDQAGQDYQLLDVAAPGSFDLLGPTNGSVLFISADLQWEPATDTEAYDVYVGVNEDPVWRASVTTNTMTWAFPGDGTQQWFVVARNAAGSNRAPETGTWEFLGYTPLELTGNVTIAETNFSYDQKAVIKNGGTLTINGPHTFASLILTNGATLTHAAATTTNAPRLELTVLETLNVSSNSSINVSGKGYRAGRTQPNSTTNASSGSSGGSYGGRGGDYNGTANALYGDFRNPNEPGSGGAAVGDQCPGGGLVRITAGTLQLDGTILANGTSQSYYQDTAGGSGGGIYLNVSTLAGSGEIRAAGGNANYRGAGGGGRIAVYYDTLNGFDVTGRVSAAGGTGSAAGAPGTVFLQAASAVGQLLLDRKTGGTGSAWLWLPDGAESYEGEVVIQGTGTYVEVRSAGITPIHLTLLNGGVLTHAAATTVAEYRLEVNVLGTLAVLGGARIDVSGRGYRAGRTYPNTTTNASAGSSGGSYGGRGGNYNGTANAVYGDFRNPNEVGSGGAAVGDQCPGGGLIRITAGTLQLDGAILANGTSQSYYQDTAGGSGGGVYISVGTFAGTGEVRAVGGNANYRGAGGGGRIAVLYETLSGFDLTGRVSAAGGTGSVAGSPGTVYMKAAGDVGCVVIDRKGGGTGTTTLGVPQGAPAYAENATIKGTGVYVEVSSAAFTPTNFSLVDGAVLSHASATASQEFQVALTVSGTLYISTNCSINVSGRGYLPGRTYPNTTNNASTGNTGGSYGGLGGGTTSPVYGDFRNPNEPGSGSGPINGSSAGGGLVRIAAGTLHVDGGIYANGNNAGGAGGGAAGGGIRLDVGTLKGSGQITCNGGTGDTQYSPNGYGGGGGRIAVYYDAVDGFDLTNRLSALGATGAGHGSAGTIFLKQGSEPGTLLIWNKNITRNRNTPVWLPAGTNYTENIVVSGTGQVAEITSAGFEPANLWVKDAATLVVNGDQVLSNVYLAAGGKLTHTPASASQDYLLNLIVKGVLSVASNSAVDVTGMGWLKGRTYPNNTTNGAATGTAGGSYGGLGGAYNGTPNAIYGDYRNPNEKGSGAGAANSGGAGGGLLRLTVNILDLAQGGGLWANGGAGGGASGGGAGGGLYVDVLTLRGAGTISAAGGKGDTQYNPNGGGGGGGRVAVYYGALDGFVLTNVTARGGAGNIAGSTGSVHLANQQAPVRLSALSPWGFIPGPVTQLDIRFSTPLQEGSLDLSDIDFRRSGGEPIGLASVVQTGPFSAQIGLAAAVSNSGLYTVTIGTNVFSLFGARPEAANSSNFYIIAEAPNPPVVTNFAYPPLTNDLRAVTATLQGTRGDDSSVWIGGVERATNASGEWAASVSFTQGLNYVSFFAKDLALNSSETNVLVFLADTVAPAVTAVTPSNGSFTNEPPTAIRLTFTEATSGLDWPASTCTVMLAGSPIEGEWAVTTNTLTFTPAATLGDGYYDVSARLQDRLGNSSLFTSAFYRTTWLYDTTIVSSITVSTNDTSLDNKSILIRGATVTINGRHAFSNLYLINGARIQHSAATASVAYETDLDVGGLLYVSPDSAIDVSGRGYLAKRTWPNTTNNAATGYSGGSYGGLGGPYSGVANPVYGSFLNPNEPGSGGGQQAGGGLVRLQARRLELWGYIAADGVNGGYYSGGGSGGGIRIDAQELAGTGQVRARGGNSSNGYGGSGGGGRIALYYQVLDGFEPGRQVTASGGGTANPGSAGTIYLQGPEGPGTVVYDSQGISSGVATPFWLPDEGQFNGFVTVKGAGLLVRTAWPTNTLPPEFLVDSNATLLVDTACTFSNVTVLNGAKLSHSPATSAMAYGMDAVVLGTLLVSTNSSIDVSGRGYVAGRTWPNTTTNAASGYSGGSYGGVGGAYSGSANPIYGDFRNPDAPGSGGAQQAGGGLVRLLVNRLELNGLISADGNNGGYYSGSGSGGGIRLEVKILAGAGQIRANGGNSSNGYGGSGGGGRIALYYEEVEGFGLTNSVSAVGGGSANQGSAGTIYLKKTGEIGELLMDSKNVSRTLGTPLWVPDGTNYEENVTVRGTGQYAEVRSAGLVISNMRIIDGAVLTHAAATAATNYSLNLTVLGTLHVASNSAVSASGKGYPAGRTYPNTTTNASTSKSGGSYGGLGGLYSGNVNPIYGDFRDPNEVGSGGAQQPGGGLIRLQAGRVELEGVISADGTTGGAEQGAGSGGGIRLDVTTLVGYGQVRALGGGSGYWAGAGGGGRIALYYEDASGFDLTNRVTAAGGSYDVQGAAGTVYLQKSGERGRLVIDRKGGGNKAAWLWLPEGTNFTEDVMLRGTGTIAEVRSSGLTPSNMYIVDSAVLTHSAATAATNYSLNLTVLGTLHVASNSAVSASGKGYLAGRTYPNTTTNASTYKSGGSYGGLGGAYSGNVNPIYGDFRDPNEVGSGGVQQPGGGLIRLQAGRLELEGVISADGTTGGAEQGAGSGGGIRLDVTTLVGYGQVRALG; from the coding sequence ATGAAACACGCCATCCGCATGCTCATGGCCTTGGCCGCGCTGGTTCTCGCCCCTCCGGGTTCGGCCCGGGGCGACCTGACTAACGTCTGGCAGAAGGCGGTGGTCATCAGCAACCAGGCGGCGACGGCGTTGACGGATTACCAGGTACGGCTCGCGGTGGCGCACGACACGGACATGCAGTCCGATTTCGACGACCTGCGTTTCGAGGATGCCGCCGGCGATCCGCTGGCGTTCTGGGTGGAGCAGTACGAGGCGGGCGTCTCGGCGGACGTCTGGGTCCGGGTGCCTTCGATTCCCGCGAACGACACGGCCGTCGTGTACATGACGTACGGGGACTCGAACGCGGCATCCGCGAGCGACGGGGACGCCACGTTCGAGTTCTTCGACGACTTCTCCGGGACGACGCTGAAGGACGGCTGGACGTTCTGGAACCCCGGGGGGAACGATGACTACTCGCTAACCGAGCGGCCGGGATGGATGCGGATCAAGGTGATCGGGGACAGCGACACGTGGTCCAGCGCGAACGGCGCGCCGTTCTTGTACATCAGCCTGTCCGCGGATACGAACTACGTGATCCGGGCGCGCGAAGACGCCTCGGGCGTCGCGTCGGGCCGGCACCAGTTGCTGGCGTGGATCCGGAGCTTCTCGACGGGTTCCGAGGCCAAGGGATATTTCGGGGCGTATACCGCGGCCACGACGCTGAAGTACGAGGCGGACGGCACGGTCGGGTCGAGCATGAGCGCGGCGAGCGCCGTGCACTACACGCGGCTTCGCAAGGTCGGCGGCACGGTCTACTACGACGGCAGCAGCGACGGGACCGCCTGGACGGCCGTGGGTTCGCACACGCCGGCGTCCGTGCCGGGGTACTGGGGCCTGGGCGGCAAGTCGTGGGGCGGGGGCAGTAGCTTCAATGCGGACTTCGACTACTTCCTCGTGCGCCGGTATGCGACGGCGGAGCCCGTGGCGGAATTCGGTTCCGCGGAACCGCTGCCGGTCATACTGATTGCCGGTCGTGTGACGGACGCCGGGAGTGGCGCGGGCGTGGACGGGGTTCAGGTGAACTTTTCGGGGGGCGCCTTCGAGGTGACGGCTGAAGGCGGATACTATGGGCACCTGGTTCCCGTAGGATGGAGCGGAACCGTTACGCCGACGTATCCGATGGCCACGAGTTTCGATCCCACAAACCGGAGTTTTGCATCGGTGGTGAGCGATGACACCAACGCGAATTTCACCGTGGCCTTGCAGTCCACCGGCTTGGGGACGGGCGGCTCGGTCACGGACGTGGGGGGATACCGGATCCATGCGTTCACCAATGTCGGTGCGTTCACCAACTTCAGTGTCTCGCTCTGTGGCGAAGTTGATATCCTGGTCGTGGCGGGCGGGGGCGGGACCTGCGGCGGCTCGGGCGGCGGCGGTGCGGGCGGGGTGATCTACACCAACGCCTACACCGTGGCCCCGGGGACCTATGCGATCACGGTCGGGAGTGGTGGCACGGGGGCCGCGTGGCCTTCCGGCGGCGGGACCGGCGGGAACAGTTCTTTCGATTCGCTCACGGCTCTCGGCGGCGGCTACGGATCCCACGTGGAAGGGGCGGGCGGCAGCGGAGGCTCGGGCGGCGGCGGGGCCTACGGCGCCGGTGGCGGTGCAGCCACGCAGCCCGGTTCCGACTCGGGCGGTTACGGGAACACCGGGGGCAGCGGCGTGGGGTACAGCAGTCCCGGGTACCCGGGCGGTTCGGGCGGCGGCGCGGGTGGGCCCGGAAACAGTCCCTCCGGCAACAACGGGGCCAACGGCGGGGTCGGGCTGGAGTTTGCGCAGTTCGCGCCATGGGGATATCCCACGGGCTGGTTCGGCGGCGGCGGCGCGTCGGGCACGCGCAGCAGCGGGACGGCGGGGACTGGCGGCCTGGGCGGCGGCGGGGACGCCACGGTGGGGGCGGCGCCCGGCAATCCCGGGAAGCCGAACACGGGCGGTGGCGGCGGGGCGGCGGGGGAACAGGCGACCGGCGGCGCCGGCGGCTCCGGCATCGTCCTGATTCGCTATCCTCTCATCACCTCGCCGACCATCAGCGGGCGGATCACAAACGCGGTCAATGGACTGGGCATCGAGGGCATCACGATCCTCGTATCCGGGACCAGCAGCGTGACGACGGTGTTCGGCGGGTACTACACGGCCATCGTGCCCGTCAACTGGACGGGCACCATAACGCCGGTGTGCAGCGGGGTGTTCACGCCGGCCGGCCGCAGTTACGAAGATGTGACGGCCAGCATAGAGGGCGCCGATTTCTCGTGGGATCCGCAGACCGGCATTTCGGCCATCGGCGGTGTACAGGCTGCCGAGCAGGCCATCAACGGGATTGTCTATTCCCTTCATGCCTTCACGAACGCCGGGACGACCACCAACTTCATTGTGAGCGGGATCAGCAACCTGGAAGTGCTGGTCGTGGCCGGCGGGGGCGGCACCTGCGGCGGCTCGGGCGGGGGCGGCGCGGGTGGCGTGGTGCATACCGGTTTCTACGCCGTGAGCGACGGCAGTTACACGGTGACCGTCGGGAACGGCGGCGCGGGTGCGGGCTGGGCATCCGGCGGCGCGCCGGGCGGGAACAGTGTGTTCGATACGCTGACGGCGTTGGGCGGCGGCTATGGATCCCACGCGGAAGTAACGGGCGGGAGCGGCGGGTCGGGCGGCGGTGGCGCCTACAACGGAACAGGCGGTTCGGCGACCCAACCCGGGTCCGCATCGGGAGGGTACGGCAACACGGGCGGGACCGGCGGCGGGTTTGTTAATCCCGGCTATCCGGGCGGTTCGGGCGGCGGTGCGGGCGGGCCCGGGAATAGTCCGTCCGGCAACAACGGGGCCAACGGCGGCATCGGCTTGAAGTTCACTCAATTTTCAGCCTTCGGTTATCCGCCCGGCTGGTTCGGCGGCGGAGGCGCTTCGGGCACGCGCAGCAGCGGGACGGCGGGGACCGGTGGCGCGGGCGGCGGCGGCAACGGCACGGTGGGCGCAGTGGTCGGGAACCCCGGCAGGCCGAACACGGGTGGCGGCGGCGGGGCGGCGGGGGAACAGGCGACCGGCGGGGCCGGCGGCTCCGGCATCGTCCTGGTTCGCTACGCGTACACCGAGCCGGCGGAGATCAGCGGCAGGATCACGGATTCCGGAACCGGCGCCGGCGTGGACGGCGTCGTCGTGGAGTTTTCAGGCCTGGATTCCGTGACGACGGCGGGCGGGGGGTACTACACGGGAGTGGTGGGCGGCGCGTGGAGCGGGACGGTTACCCCGACGTATGTCAGCGGGGTCTTCATCCCGTCCTCCCGGGTCTACACGAACGTGCAGGAAGACCAGGCGGGCCAGGATTACCAACTGCTGGACGTGGCAGCGCCGGGGTCGTTTGATTTGCTCGGCCCCACCAACGGGAGCGTCCTTTTCATTTCAGCCGATCTTCAGTGGGAACCGGCCACGGACACGGAGGCCTATGATGTGTACGTCGGAGTGAACGAGGATCCGGTCTGGAGGGCGTCGGTCACCACCAACACGATGACCTGGGCGTTCCCCGGGGACGGAACGCAGCAATGGTTCGTGGTGGCCAGGAACGCCGCAGGATCCAACCGGGCCCCGGAAACCGGGACGTGGGAATTCCTGGGTTACACCCCCCTCGAACTGACCGGTAATGTCACCATCGCGGAGACTAATTTCTCCTATGACCAGAAGGCCGTCATCAAGAACGGTGGAACGTTGACGATAAACGGCCCGCACACGTTCGCGAGCTTGATCCTGACGAACGGGGCGACGCTCACGCACGCCGCGGCCACGACGACCAATGCGCCGCGGCTGGAACTGACCGTGCTGGAGACGCTGAACGTGTCGTCCAACAGTTCCATCAACGTCAGTGGGAAAGGCTATCGGGCCGGCCGGACCCAGCCCAACAGCACGACGAACGCGAGCTCGGGCAGCTCCGGGGGCAGTTACGGCGGCCGGGGCGGGGATTACAACGGAACTGCGAACGCCCTGTATGGGGACTTCCGCAATCCGAACGAACCGGGCAGCGGCGGGGCGGCGGTCGGCGACCAGTGCCCCGGCGGCGGGCTGGTCCGCATCACGGCCGGCACCCTGCAATTGGACGGCACGATCCTGGCAAATGGAACCAGCCAGTCTTATTACCAGGACACCGCCGGGGGCAGCGGCGGCGGCATTTACCTGAACGTGTCCACGCTCGCGGGCTCCGGGGAAATCCGCGCGGCGGGCGGCAACGCCAATTACCGCGGAGCGGGCGGCGGCGGGCGAATCGCGGTGTACTACGACACGCTGAACGGTTTCGATGTAACCGGCCGGGTCAGCGCGGCGGGCGGAACGGGTTCGGCGGCCGGCGCGCCCGGCACGGTATTCCTCCAGGCCGCGAGCGCGGTCGGGCAGTTACTGCTGGACCGCAAGACCGGCGGCACGGGAAGCGCGTGGCTCTGGCTGCCGGACGGGGCGGAGAGTTATGAGGGCGAGGTGGTGATCCAGGGCACGGGCACGTACGTGGAGGTGCGCTCCGCGGGGATCACGCCCATCCACCTCACGCTCTTGAACGGAGGCGTGTTGACGCACGCCGCCGCCACGACGGTGGCGGAGTACAGGCTGGAAGTCAACGTGCTGGGCACGTTGGCCGTCCTGGGCGGCGCCCGGATCGATGTGAGCGGCAGGGGGTATCGGGCCGGTCGGACCTATCCCAATACCACGACAAACGCGAGTGCGGGCAGTTCGGGAGGCAGCTACGGCGGTCGGGGCGGGAACTACAACGGGACGGCGAATGCCGTGTATGGCGATTTCCGGAACCCGAACGAGGTGGGCAGCGGCGGCGCGGCGGTGGGCGACCAGTGTCCGGGCGGCGGGCTGATTCGCATCACGGCCGGCACCCTGCAACTGGACGGCGCCATCCTGGCCAACGGGACCAGCCAGTCCTACTATCAGGATACGGCCGGCGGCAGCGGCGGCGGTGTGTATATCAGTGTGGGCACCTTCGCGGGCACGGGGGAAGTGCGGGCGGTGGGCGGCAACGCCAATTACCGGGGCGCGGGCGGCGGGGGTCGCATCGCGGTGTTGTATGAGACGTTGAGCGGCTTTGACCTCACCGGCCGTGTCAGCGCGGCCGGCGGGACCGGATCGGTCGCCGGCTCACCGGGCACGGTCTACATGAAAGCGGCGGGAGATGTGGGGTGCGTGGTGATCGATCGGAAGGGCGGCGGGACCGGGACCACGACGCTCGGGGTGCCTCAAGGCGCCCCGGCCTATGCGGAGAATGCCACGATCAAGGGCACCGGCGTGTATGTCGAGGTGAGTTCCGCGGCCTTCACGCCCACGAATTTCTCTCTCGTGGATGGCGCGGTGCTTTCTCACGCCTCGGCTACGGCCTCGCAGGAATTCCAAGTCGCCCTGACGGTGTCGGGCACCTTGTATATCTCAACCAACTGCTCGATCAATGTCAGTGGGCGGGGATACTTGCCGGGACGGACGTACCCGAACACGACGAACAACGCGAGCACGGGCAACACCGGCGGGAGTTATGGCGGGTTGGGAGGCGGGACCACCTCGCCGGTGTACGGCGACTTCCGCAATCCGAACGAGCCGGGCAGCGGGTCGGGGCCGATCAACGGTTCATCCGCGGGCGGCGGCCTTGTCCGGATTGCGGCGGGTACGCTGCACGTGGACGGGGGGATTTACGCCAACGGGAACAACGCGGGCGGAGCCGGAGGCGGCGCGGCTGGCGGCGGCATCCGGCTGGACGTGGGAACCCTCAAGGGCAGCGGCCAGATCACCTGCAACGGCGGGACGGGCGACACGCAGTACAGTCCCAACGGCTACGGCGGCGGCGGCGGAAGGATCGCGGTCTACTACGACGCGGTCGACGGCTTCGATCTGACCAATCGCCTGTCGGCCCTCGGGGCGACAGGCGCGGGCCACGGGAGTGCGGGCACGATCTTTTTAAAACAGGGCAGCGAGCCCGGTACGCTCCTGATTTGGAACAAGAACATAACCCGCAACCGGAACACGCCGGTCTGGCTGCCGGCCGGAACAAACTACACTGAAAACATCGTAGTGAGCGGCACGGGGCAGGTCGCGGAAATCACCTCGGCCGGTTTCGAGCCCGCCAACCTTTGGGTGAAAGACGCCGCCACGCTGGTGGTGAACGGCGATCAAGTCTTGAGCAATGTCTACCTGGCGGCCGGCGGCAAGCTGACCCACACCCCGGCATCCGCGTCGCAGGATTACCTCCTCAACCTCATCGTGAAGGGCGTACTCTCCGTGGCCAGCAACAGCGCGGTGGATGTGACGGGCATGGGCTGGCTCAAGGGTCGGACCTACCCGAACAATACCACCAATGGCGCGGCGACGGGGACGGCGGGCGGAAGCTACGGCGGCCTGGGCGGGGCGTATAACGGCACCCCGAACGCGATCTACGGCGACTACCGGAATCCCAATGAGAAAGGCAGCGGCGCCGGCGCGGCCAACAGCGGCGGGGCGGGCGGCGGCCTGCTGCGGCTGACGGTCAACATTCTCGACCTGGCGCAGGGCGGCGGGTTGTGGGCCAACGGCGGCGCGGGCGGCGGGGCGTCCGGCGGCGGGGCGGGCGGCGGCCTGTACGTGGACGTGCTGACCCTTCGCGGCGCGGGCACAATTTCCGCCGCCGGCGGCAAGGGCGATACCCAGTACAACCCGAACGGCGGCGGGGGCGGCGGAGGCCGCGTGGCGGTCTACTACGGCGCGTTGGACGGCTTCGTTCTGACCAACGTGACGGCGCGCGGAGGAGCGGGGAACATCGCGGGAAGCACGGGTTCCGTCCACCTGGCCAACCAGCAGGCCCCGGTCCGGTTGAGCGCGCTGTCCCCGTGGGGCTTCATCCCCGGGCCCGTCACGCAACTCGATATCCGCTTCTCGACGCCTCTCCAGGAAGGCTCGCTCGATCTGTCGGACATCGATTTCCGCCGGTCGGGCGGTGAGCCCATCGGACTGGCCTCCGTGGTCCAGACCGGACCCTTCAGCGCGCAGATCGGGCTGGCGGCGGCCGTGTCCAACAGCGGGTTGTACACGGTCACGATCGGGACGAACGTCTTCAGCCTGTTCGGCGCGCGGCCCGAGGCCGCGAACAGCAGCAACTTCTACATCATCGCCGAGGCGCCCAATCCGCCCGTGGTCACCAATTTCGCGTACCCCCCCCTGACCAACGATCTGCGGGCCGTGACGGCGACGCTCCAGGGGACCCGGGGCGACGATTCGTCGGTGTGGATCGGCGGAGTGGAGCGGGCCACGAATGCTTCCGGTGAGTGGGCGGCGTCGGTCTCGTTCACCCAGGGCCTCAATTATGTTTCGTTCTTTGCCAAAGATCTGGCCCTGAACAGTTCCGAAACCAATGTCCTCGTGTTCCTGGCCGACACGGTCGCGCCCGCGGTGACCGCGGTGACGCCTTCCAACGGCAGTTTCACCAACGAGCCGCCGACTGCGATCCGGCTGACCTTCACCGAGGCGACCAGTGGCCTGGACTGGCCGGCCTCGACCTGTACTGTCATGCTCGCCGGTTCGCCGATAGAGGGCGAGTGGGCTGTCACGACCAACACGCTGACATTCACGCCGGCCGCCACGCTGGGAGACGGCTATTACGATGTTTCGGCGCGGCTCCAGGACCGGTTGGGGAACTCCTCGTTGTTCACGTCCGCGTTCTACCGGACCACCTGGCTGTACGACACGACCATCGTATCGAGCATTACGGTCTCAACGAACGACACCTCGTTGGACAACAAGAGCATCTTGATCCGGGGCGCCACTGTGACGATCAACGGCCGGCATGCCTTCTCCAACCTGTACCTGATCAACGGGGCGAGGATTCAGCACTCCGCGGCCACGGCGTCGGTGGCCTATGAAACAGATCTGGATGTGGGCGGCTTGCTGTATGTCAGCCCGGACTCGGCCATTGATGTCAGCGGCAGGGGATACCTGGCCAAGAGAACATGGCCGAACACAACCAACAACGCGGCCACCGGCTATTCTGGCGGCAGTTATGGCGGGCTGGGCGGGCCCTATAGCGGGGTGGCTAATCCTGTGTATGGCAGTTTCCTGAATCCCAATGAACCTGGCAGCGGCGGCGGGCAGCAGGCCGGTGGCGGCCTGGTGCGCCTTCAAGCCAGACGCCTGGAACTGTGGGGATACATCGCCGCTGACGGTGTCAACGGAGGCTATTATTCCGGCGGTGGAAGCGGCGGCGGCATCCGAATTGACGCCCAGGAACTGGCCGGAACCGGTCAGGTCCGCGCACGAGGTGGTAACAGCAGTAATGGATACGGCGGTTCGGGCGGCGGCGGCCGAATTGCGCTCTATTATCAAGTGCTGGATGGCTTTGAACCAGGCAGGCAAGTCACCGCTTCGGGCGGCGGAACAGCCAATCCGGGCAGCGCGGGGACCATCTACCTTCAAGGTCCGGAAGGACCGGGTACGGTGGTGTACGACAGCCAAGGCATCAGTTCCGGTGTCGCCACTCCGTTCTGGCTCCCGGACGAGGGTCAGTTCAATGGCTTCGTGACGGTGAAGGGGGCGGGTTTGCTGGTCAGGACGGCCTGGCCTACAAACACGCTTCCGCCTGAATTTCTTGTGGATAGCAACGCAACCTTGCTGGTGGATACCGCGTGTACGTTCAGCAATGTAACGGTGCTCAACGGGGCCAAGCTTTCGCACTCGCCGGCGACAAGCGCCATGGCCTATGGGATGGATGCCGTGGTATTGGGAACTCTGCTCGTATCTACCAACAGTTCGATTGACGTGAGCGGACGGGGTTATGTGGCCGGCCGGACCTGGCCGAATACGACGACCAACGCTGCTTCGGGCTATTCCGGCGGGAGTTATGGCGGCGTGGGCGGTGCGTACAGCGGTTCTGCAAATCCCATCTACGGAGACTTCCGCAATCCGGATGCACCCGGCAGCGGTGGCGCTCAACAGGCCGGCGGCGGGCTGGTGCGCTTGCTGGTTAATCGCTTGGAGCTAAACGGATTGATTTCCGCGGATGGCAATAATGGGGGCTACTACTCGGGGTCGGGAAGCGGCGGCGGCATCCGGCTGGAGGTCAAGATCCTAGCCGGAGCGGGACAGATTCGCGCCAATGGAGGCAACAGCAGTAATGGGTATGGCGGGTCCGGCGGCGGCGGCCGGATAGCCCTCTATTATGAGGAAGTAGAAGGCTTTGGCCTTACCAACTCGGTCAGCGCGGTAGGCGGTGGCTCGGCCAACCAGGGTTCCGCGGGAACCATTTATCTGAAAAAGACGGGGGAGATCGGTGAACTGCTGATGGACAGCAAGAATGTGTCGCGCACACTTGGCACGCCACTATGGGTGCCGGACGGCACGAATTACGAGGAAAACGTAACCGTACGCGGCACCGGGCAATACGCAGAGGTGCGATCGGCCGGCCTGGTGATTTCAAACATGCGGATTATCGATGGCGCCGTGCTGACGCACGCGGCGGCGACCGCCGCGACGAACTACAGCCTGAACCTGACCGTGCTGGGGACGCTGCACGTGGCGAGCAACAGCGCCGTGAGCGCAAGCGGAAAGGGATACCCGGCCGGGCGGACCTATCCGAACACGACCACGAATGCTTCGACTTCCAAGTCCGGCGGAAGCTACGGGGGACTGGGCGGCTTGTATTCTGGCAATGTGAATCCGATCTATGGCGATTTCCGCGATCCCAACGAAGTGGGAAGCGGTGGCGCCCAACAACCGGGCGGGGGGCTGATCAGGCTGCAGGCGGGCCGGGTGGAACTGGAGGGTGTGATTTCGGCGGACGGGACCACCGGAGGCGCGGAGCAGGGCGCGGGCAGCGGAGGGGGGATACGATTGGATGTCACCACCCTGGTGGGGTATGGCCAGGTGCGGGCCCTGGGCGGAGGCAGCGGGTATTGGGCGGGAGCAGGGGGCGGGGGACGGATCGCCCTGTATTACGAAGACGCGAGTGGGTTTGACTTGACGAATCGCGTGACGGCGGCGGGGGGAAGCTATGACGTGCAGGGCGCGGCCGGCACGGTTTATCTACAGAAAAGCGGGGAGCGCGGCCGACTGGTGATAGATCGGAAGGGCGGTGGGAACAAAGCGGCCTGGCTGTGGCTGCCCGAAGGGACGAACTTTACGGAAGACGTGATGTTGCGCGGGACGGGAACGATAGCGGAGGTGAGGTCCTCCGGGCTGACCCCGTCGAATATGTATATCGTGGACAGCGCCGTGCTGACGCACTCGGCGGCGACCGCCGCGACGAACTACAGCCTGAACCTGACCGTGCTGGGGACGCTGCACGTGGCGAGCAACAGCGCCGTGAGCGCGAGCGGAAAGGGCTACCTGGCCGGGCGGACCTATCCGAA